The Methanopyrus kandleri AV19 DNA segment TTGACACCGCGCTTCGTTTTCACACAGGCCGTTACGCGGCCGTCGGTGACGCGGATAGAAACCGCTTCCACTCCTGGAATTCGCGACAGTTCGGCGCGTACCTCCGCGGGGTCCCCGTTCGACACGTCGACCCGGTAGTAATCGTGCTCCGATGCCAGCCCTAGTGTGGAGCGCAGCGGTTCCGCTACGGGGAGGTGGGGCACGAGCATGCCGAGTAGGCACAACGATACCGCCAGTGTGCTCCTTCGGGTGATCCTGTCGACCGTGGACGGGAGCAGAGAGGATAGGAAAGCCGTCCAGAGGTACGTCAACGTATGATACGCCGGTAAGTAGAACAGGACTTGGCGGAACGCGTCCAGACCTCCTAACACCCCGAGCGAGGCTATCGGTGGGGCGACGGTTCTAATCCTCGAAGCTAGGAGTATCGACAGGCCCACGACGGACGGGTTCGCCAGCGGTCCGCCGTCCAAGCACCCTAGGCAGAGCAGGGACCCGGCGATCGACAAGACGATGGCCTTCTCGGTCCGGTCGGCTCGTAAAGGTACTATCCACGCCAGTACGACGTAAGCTATCGCCAGCAGGGCGAGTACTGGGAGTGGTACCCACGGTGGTAGCACGAACGACAGGGGTACGCCGCAGTGGAATTCGATCTTAGGCTCACCGAATATTGCCGAAATCAGCGCTCCGAGACACGCTTTCACGGCGTGACAGTGGTAAAAGGAGGACGTCTCTGGACGCTCCGTCAGCGTGACTATACAGGTACCTAAGCCCGGGTTGAACCCGGCTTCATATATCATCAGTAGCTGGAGCGCCGGAGGCACCGCTAGGATGGCTGCCATCAGCGCGTACGTCACCCACGTATCGATTTTCGGGAGGGGAATGCGTGAACGGTACGGGAGCACGAGGAAAAGCAGGCCGAGGTGTAGGAGGAGCATAACGTCCTTGGCTTCGGTTGACCCCAATATCATCGGGTAGAGCGCATCGTGTATCCTCCACTTGATCTCGGAGTCGGAGATCAGAACTACGGCGGCCAGTGTGAAACACACGGCTGATAATAGAATCGGCCCACGGACTCTCACCGTCGGTTTGCCCGTCGTCCCGTCTTTCCCTATCGCCTATTAACGTTCCCTGGTCATAGAACGTATCCCCACTTCACCGGCGTCACGTTGGCGACCCCCACAGGCTTCAGACCTGCTAGCTTCAGTGCGCCGGTAACCGAGTAAGCCACCGGGTACTCCTCCTCTAACGAGGCGACCTCGAATACGTACACCGACCCGCGGCGCTCCACTTTGAATATGGCGAGAATCGTCGGGGCACTCGCCACCTTGCGTGCAGCTACACTTGCCGGGATCTTCGGATCCTCTACGGCGACTTCAACCACATAAGCGTTCACGGAGTTCAAGAACACTGCCGGAGCTTTTCCGAGTCCCGCTTTCCTTAACGCCTGACTCAGTTCCTGCGCTATATCGTACTTCGACACCGGAGTGGGCGCCTTCACTATGATGTACGCGTCACACGATGAAGGTGCTGTCCTGATCCCTCCCACCCTGATCACGTAAGGACACTTGAGCAGTGCCCGCTTGACATCCCCTGGCTCCACCGATCCCTTGACGTTCGTGATCGCTACGTGATAACACCCGACTCTGGCTCCCTTTGAAGAGATCGACCACTGGTAAGTTATCACTCCCATCAACGCACCGATAAAGATCGCCGAGATGAGCAGGACGGCTACGATCTTAGTCCTCAACACTACCACCCCTGTCCCCTGGCGATCGCGGTCATCAGGAGGAGGGCCACCGCCCATACTACGGAGTTAGGAGCTAACGGGGACGTCAGGTACCAGACCACACGGATCGTCGCCTGAAGGAGCATCGGTGTCAGGCCGATGAGAACGGCGATGATCACGTATCGTCGTACGGGAAGCGGTCCTAACGCCCACACGATGAGCATCCCTAGTCCGATAACCATCGGTTTACACATGAACCCACCATCTACGGCTCCGAGCACTACGAGAAATCCCGCCCATGATAGCAGTAGCGATTCGGCTGCACTCCCGCGCTCGTGGAACACGGCTAATGGTGACAGGATGGCTAAGATCACGTAGGATGCGATTACGGCGGCAGTGAAGATCACGGCGGCCCACGTGGGCATGAACTTGGACAAAACGGATCCATAATGGTACTTAGTCGGAATCGGACCTATAACGTAGTTCATGACCTTCCCTACGCACGCCTTGAGGGAGTGGGTGTGAGTCAGCGAGGAGGTCTCACCGACCGACGACCCCCCGGACACGACGACCAAAGTGCCAGCTTTCAGGCCGTACGGGGTGTTGTATTGCAGTATCATCTGAGCCAGGTAGGGGCTCGTAAGGATCAGGAGCGCGAGGCATAATATCAATCTCCCCGAAGCGAGGACCTCGATCCATCGGCTCGGTATCGAAGGGGATGACCAGAGCAATAGGCACATCAGCCCGAGGTGGGCTAGTAGTATAGCTGGTTTGGCCTCCGTGGATCCCGTTAAAAGTGGGTAGAAAAACTTCCTGAAAATCCCGTCGAGAGGCGTATCGGCCAGAATAAGGGTGGCAGAGATCGAGAGTAACACGAGCGATGCAGCGAAGTAGAGATTACCCGACTTCGAGGATCTCTTCGACGATCTCCGCGACGGCGCTTCGCCCCCTTCTTATGAGCCACTCTCCACGTGGCTTGCGGGCCATCTGGACGGCGTCCTCCGCACCGGAGCTTTCGCTTAAGTACATTACCGGTACGCCGGACTCTTCGGCGATCCAATGGCTCAGGTGTTTGGGATGCACTTCCGACACCTTCACGGCCTTCTTCGCCACCACACAGGCTTCTATCGTGACCCCGAACCCTCCGGCGAACACTACCGTATCGGCCAGCATCATTACTCCGGGTAAATCCACGAATTCCCGAACGCACTCGAAGCCCTCTGGAGGGCTTACCCTGAACGGCACCACCACAGGATCGTGGTCCTCGAGATCGGAGAGCAGTCGTCGGGCTCCTTCCTCCGTGATGTCGCCACCCAAACATACCAGTACGCGACCTTCGTACTCTTCCGGTACGGGTCCCGGAATACGACCGGATAGGTGGCGGTCCGCTAGGTACTGGGCCAACGGTGCCCCGGAAACCACCTTAGTCTCAACTCCCACCCGTCGTTTGAGTACCTCCGCCCACTTCTCCGAGAACGGCACCAGCACACGCGTCGCCCATCGGACGGCTTCCACGGGGTTGTACACGTCCATCTCTAAGTGTACGGAGGGGATCCCTAGCATCCGAGATGCTATCAGAGACTTCCTGGCGTCCCCGGTGTTACCGGATGAAAGTACCACGGAAGCACGCTCCGACGCCAAAGCCCGTACCGTCCGTATTAAGTCAACGGAGAACCCTACGTACCCAAGTAATCCTTGTCTCCGTCGGGGCTTTCCTAACTGCTTCGTCTCGATACCTTCCCATTTCAGTATCTCGACTCCACGCCCGTGTCCGTATACTGTTACTTCCCACCCTTCCTCCAGGAGTCGCTCCCACACCGGGAGGAGGTTCTTGGCCGGGGACGGTTCTACGAGACTGAAAGCTTTCATCCGCTCACCCGCGTCGGAGCGTTCCCTTAGTGGATGGCACTCCGTCACCGACGATTTCCTTCGCTGCGCCGAGTGCGCGGCCTACGGCCTTAAACATGGCTTCGATGGCGTGATGGTCGTTGTCCCACCACCGTACCACCACATGCATGGTTACGCCGGCGTGGTCGCAGAAGCTTTTCCAGAAGTGCGAGACGTTCTCCGTGGATAATGGAGGAGAACCGATTCTATTGCGTCGGGGTCGGTACCCCTTTAAGACGAAGTAAGGCCTTCCGGAGATATCTACAGCACATTCTACTAGCGCTTCATCCATAGGTACCAGTGCCCATGCGATCCGTCGGATACCCTCGCGATCTCCGAGTGCTTCGTTCAAGGCTTTACCCAGGCATATACCGACGTCCTCGACGGTGTGATGATCGTCGACCTCTAGGTCGCCTCGGGCTTTGATCTCAACATCTATACGTCCGTGAAAGGCGAACTGGTGCAGGAGGTGGTCGAAAAACGGAAGACCGGTGTCGACCTTAGCGCGACCGGATCCGTCTAGGTTCACGCTCACCTCAACTTCCGTTTCCTTCGTCGTACGCTTGACATCCGCCGTCCGCACCGAGTTCACCCCATCGCAAACGTCGGTTGGTGGCGGTAAATAGCACGGACGTGCGGCCCGATCTAGGGTCCCCATGGAGAGGACGGTTTCCATCGTCTGCATCGTCCTAGGTGCCGCGTTACTTTGGATGTCTTCCGGTGCTTCTCATCAGGTGGTCGGGGCGAGAGAGTTGCAGTCGACCGATGACGGAACATTAGTAAGGGTCAAAGGCGAGGTGCTGCAGGTGAACGTAGTGAGCGACGGCGCGGAAGTTGTCGTTCTAGACGCGGGGGACGGGACGGTGACCGTGTTCCTCAGTAGGGAAGCCGCAAGTACTTTGGCCCCGACTCCTGGGGAATCGCTGGAAGTGGTAGGAAGAGTTGAAGAGTATCGAGGGCGGAAGGAAGTCCGTGTGGATTCGCCGGTACGTGCCCGCTAAGGCTCTCATCGTCGTGATCATCACGACGTTAACGGTCCCGTATTTCGTGTTCTACGGTAAGCCGCGCGGTCCCGGGTACCCTACGGAGCTGTACGGATACCGGATCGTACTGGAAGATCCGGCGCTCGCGGTAGTGGACGTGGAACCCAGACGGACCCTGCTGTTCAGACACACGCTTACGGTGTCCGATGAAGGTTGGTCCGTACATCCTGTCTTCGATATACCTCCCCTGATATTCGTGCGCGCGGAGCGCATGGATACTCTTGAAACGGTTAAGAGGAACTTGTGGGCGGTTGTACTACAGGAGGGAGCTGGACGGGTGTTCATGCCCGACGAGTTCGTTGAGGGTGGCGTTCCGGGACTCATCACAGGCATCGCCGGCCAGGCTTGGGCCTGGAAACATCTGAAATGGGCCAGAGAGTTCGGAGTTATTCACGGGCTACGTCGGTACGCTAAGGAGGTCGGACCCGAGCGCATTTCCACTGCCATCTTAGAGGAGTATAGGAGAGCACCGTGGCGGGCGATCCTAGATTTCTGTGACATGATGAAGAACAGTGACGTAGGGAGGTTCCTGCGCTCACGTGGGCTTTCCTTCCGGGATTTCCTCACCAGTAAAGATCCGAAACTAGTAGCGGAGGTCCTAGTCGTGTTGGACCTGGGAAGGCTCGACGAGCGAGTAGTCGATGAAAGAATACGGTACGTGTTGGATGCGAGGGCTTACCCCATCCCCGAGTCGGAAGAAAAGATCGTGGATAAGGCGGCGCGTGAGCTGCTTCGTCATGGATGAAGCTCGATCCCGAGGGCTTCACAGATCTCCTTGTACCGGTTTCGGATCGTAACTTCCGTAACTCGAGCAACCTCCGCAATCTCCTTCTGAGTACGTCTCTCTCCCTCGAGGATGGACGCGATGTATAATGCGGCCGCGGCTACGCCGGCTGGCCCCTTACCCACGGTGATGCCTTTCTCCTTGGCCTTTTCGATGATCTCTTGAGCCTTAGCCTGGACGTTTTCGGAGACCCCTAACTTCGAGGCGAACCTGGGTAGGTGATCGGAGGGTTCAGTCGGTTTCTGCTTCAGGTTCAGCCGACGTTGCAGTACTCGATAAGCCCGGAGTATCTCGTTCTCATCCGAGACTCCGAGCGCCTCCGCGATCTCGCGGGCAGTCCGGGGCACGCGAGCTTCTTTACACGCGGCGAATACCGCCGCTCCCAAAACGCTCTCTATGCCGCGGCCACGCACGATCCCTTCTTTGTACGCCTTCCTGTATATCGAGGCGGCGAGTTCCCTGACCGACTCGGGTAACTGAAGCTTGGACGCGAGATTCTCCAGCTCCAGGAACGCCTGGAAAAAGTTCCTTTCCCGACTTCCCGATACTTTGATACGTGCATCCCAGGTGCGAATGCGCCGCATCCGGGGGTTCTTTTTCCCACCGGAGTCGCGCAACTCCCGGTCTATAATCGTGGAGATGCCCTTATCCGGCAACCTCAGCTTGACGGGCTCTCCAGTTCGAGACCTCCGTTGTCTCTGGTCCGGGTTAAAGTGCCGCCACTCAGGGCCGGGATCTATCACCGGGTCTTCCGTGACCAGTCCGCAATTCGCGCAGACGTACTCACCCCGCTCCTCATCGAAAACAATCTCTGCGGAACCACACGCCGGACATTCCTCCGTGAACTTCCCGGTGTTCCTTTCAGAAGCAGCCATTCTCGATACACCCCATCATCTGCGGCGGCGGGGCCGACCCCGCCGCCTGCGAGGAGGACGCCTTCGCCGTCGTCTGGGTGGTATGAAGAGCTCCTTCCCGACGAACCTCTCGAGGTGGTGGCGGGACTTATCTCGGATGGCCACGTAGGGCTTATCCGCGGGCCCAAAAACGTCCACAATAACACCTACACGCTCACGACGGCGAGTTACAACGGGCGCCCCTAACGGCGGTACGTGATCGGCCCTTGCGATCAGATTTCCCCGGGGCGTAACGTGGAGGGCGCGCCCCAGCCTGCGCATGACGACACCGCCTGTGTGTCATTGTTCAACTCGAAGGTTTTATTGTTTTTGGCACTCTAGAGCCCACGACTCAGACTTCACCTGTTGGCACATTCCGAGCACACATCGAGTTTCTTGTTGCTCTTGAACTTCTTCCCACACACCTTACACGTACACTCGTACAGCTTTGCTCGCTTACCCTCGAGCTCGGCTTCCCTCTTGATCCGGCATGTCCTCTCCAGCTCTCGACGGAGGTAGAACCAGGTATCACCGAACACATCCCTGCCACGCATTACTACTCTCCTGGCGACCTCGAGTCCATCGCCGTCTCCATGCATAGCACGTACCATGGCACTCAAGAACTGGCGCTCTCGGTACCTGTAAAGGTCTATAGCGTCGTTGGGGCAGACGCGCACGCACTCATCGCA contains these protein-coding regions:
- a CDS encoding UDP-N-acetyl glucosamine 2-epimerase, whose protein sequence is MKAFSLVEPSPAKNLLPVWERLLEEGWEVTVYGHGRGVEILKWEGIETKQLGKPRRRQGLLGYVGFSVDLIRTVRALASERASVVLSSGNTGDARKSLIASRMLGIPSVHLEMDVYNPVEAVRWATRVLVPFSEKWAEVLKRRVGVETKVVSGAPLAQYLADRHLSGRIPGPVPEEYEGRVLVCLGGDITEEGARRLLSDLEDHDPVVVPFRVSPPEGFECVREFVDLPGVMMLADTVVFAGGFGVTIEACVVAKKAVKVSEVHPKHLSHWIAEESGVPVMYLSESSGAEDAVQMARKPRGEWLIRRGRSAVAEIVEEILEVG
- the hisB gene encoding imidazoleglycerol-phosphate dehydratase HisB, encoding MNSVRTADVKRTTKETEVEVSVNLDGSGRAKVDTGLPFFDHLLHQFAFHGRIDVEIKARGDLEVDDHHTVEDVGICLGKALNEALGDREGIRRIAWALVPMDEALVECAVDISGRPYFVLKGYRPRRNRIGSPPLSTENVSHFWKSFCDHAGVTMHVVVRWWDNDHHAIEAMFKAVGRALGAAKEIVGDGVPSTKGTLRRG
- a CDS encoding transcription initiation factor IIB — its product is MAASERNTGKFTEECPACGSAEIVFDEERGEYVCANCGLVTEDPVIDPGPEWRHFNPDQRQRRSRTGEPVKLRLPDKGISTIIDRELRDSGGKKNPRMRRIRTWDARIKVSGSRERNFFQAFLELENLASKLQLPESVRELAASIYRKAYKEGIVRGRGIESVLGAAVFAACKEARVPRTAREIAEALGVSDENEILRAYRVLQRRLNLKQKPTEPSDHLPRFASKLGVSENVQAKAQEIIEKAKEKGITVGKGPAGVAAAALYIASILEGERRTQKEIAEVARVTEVTIRNRYKEICEALGIELHP
- a CDS encoding H/ACA ribonucleoprotein complex subunit GAR1 encodes the protein MRRLGRALHVTPRGNLIARADHVPPLGAPVVTRRRERVGVIVDVFGPADKPYVAIRDKSRHHLERFVGKELFIPPRRRRRRPPRRRRGRPRRRR
- a CDS encoding 4Fe-4S binding protein, with protein sequence MQVVRRIEIDRTRCEGASCALCVEVCERGVLKIKGEEVVIADLEACDACDECVRVCPNDAIDLYRYRERQFLSAMVRAMHGDGDGLEVARRVVMRGRDVFGDTWFYLRRELERTCRIKREAELEGKRAKLYECTCKVCGKKFKSNKKLDVCSECANR